In bacterium CG_4_10_14_0_2_um_filter_33_32, a genomic segment contains:
- a CDS encoding nucleoside-diphosphate kinase (catalyzes the formation of nucleoside triphosphate from ATP and nucleoside diphosphate) gives MLPQYSPELDRGQEKINMEKTFVIIKPDGVERNLIGEIIKRYEEAGLKITSMDMTTVSPEIISKHYVENEDYLRSIGEKAKNAGAQVDNIIEYGRGIVIGLRKYLSRGPIVKMIIEGDDAVSQVRKITGFTDPTLADKGTIRGDLGTDSIKKANEEGRPTENLIHASGNLEEANSEIELWFN, from the coding sequence ATGTTGCCCCAATACTCGCCAGAACTCGATCGGGGTCAGGAGAAAATAAATATGGAAAAAACATTTGTAATAATAAAACCGGACGGGGTAGAAAGAAATCTAATTGGTGAAATTATTAAAAGATACGAGGAAGCTGGTTTAAAGATAACCTCAATGGACATGACCACAGTTTCACCTGAAATAATAAGCAAACACTATGTAGAAAATGAAGATTATTTACGATCAATTGGCGAAAAAGCCAAAAACGCTGGGGCGCAAGTAGATAATATTATTGAATACGGGAGAGGAATTGTTATTGGCTTGAGAAAGTATTTATCCAGAGGACCAATTGTAAAAATGATAATAGAAGGTGATGATGCGGTATCACAAGTTAGAAAAATTACAGGGTTTACTGATCCGACCTTAGCAGATAAAGGAACCATAAGAGGAGATTTAGGGACAGACTCAATTAAAAAAGCAAATGAAGAAGGAAGACCAACTGAAAATCTAATTCATGCTTCTGGAAATTTAGAAGAAGCAAATAGCGAAATTGAGCTTTGGTTTAATTAA